From Flavipsychrobacter sp., a single genomic window includes:
- a CDS encoding 5-carboxymethyl-2-hydroxymuconate Delta-isomerase translates to MPHFIIDCSENVLTLQNPKEVMRRVHDTADATGLFAKGNIKVRMRPYEHYNVGNTENDFIHVFGNIMGGRTIEQKADLSKRITRTLNELFPDVPVISINIIDFENENYCNKGML, encoded by the coding sequence ATGCCGCATTTTATTATAGACTGTTCTGAAAATGTACTGACCTTGCAAAACCCCAAGGAGGTGATGCGCCGAGTACACGACACTGCCGATGCAACAGGACTATTTGCCAAAGGAAATATTAAAGTAAGAATGCGCCCTTACGAGCATTATAATGTAGGCAATACCGAAAACGATTTCATTCATGTATTTGGGAATATAATGGGCGGGCGAACCATTGAACAAAAAGCCGACCTCTCTAAAAGAATTACCCGAACACTCAACGAGCTTTTCCCCGATGTGCCTGTTATCTCCATCAATATTATAGACTTTGAGAACGAGAACTACTGCAACAAAGGCATGTTGTAG
- a CDS encoding 4-hydroxy-3-methylbut-2-enyl diphosphate reductase, with translation MKSFDVPVQYRSPLITAIKEQRKAADKMKKDFAPTALNLGDVTVYLARHFGFCYGVENAIEIAFRAVNENKDKRVYLLSEMIHNPGVNADLLDMGVQFIMDTKGGILIDWDELTSEDIVIIPAFGTTIELENKLKEKGIEPSRYETTCPFVEKVWNRAEKIGKDGYTIVVHGKPRHEETRATFSHSKEHTPTVVVKDMSEAEHLAKYITGALPAEQFYTDFEGQYSSGFDVTKDLQRVGVVNQTTMLASETQGIADYLKEVMIAHYQLAADEIKNHFAETRDTLCYATNDNQSAVMGMLAQEADLAIVIGGYNSSNTSHLVELCEEKMPTYFVKNESCLIDDNIISHFDLHTHEEKTTANYLPNQRPLNIMVTSGASCPDALVEGVVKRIAELTGNSEGLESVMQEWMTNE, from the coding sequence ATGAAATCATTCGACGTACCTGTACAATACCGTAGTCCGCTGATAACTGCTATAAAGGAGCAACGTAAAGCAGCAGACAAAATGAAAAAAGACTTTGCACCCACCGCCTTAAACTTGGGCGATGTGACAGTGTACTTGGCGCGTCATTTCGGATTTTGCTATGGGGTGGAAAACGCTATTGAGATAGCCTTCCGCGCAGTGAATGAGAATAAAGATAAACGTGTATATCTACTCAGCGAAATGATACACAACCCTGGTGTGAATGCCGACCTTTTGGATATGGGTGTACAGTTCATCATGGATACAAAAGGCGGTATACTGATAGACTGGGACGAGCTAACGAGTGAAGACATTGTCATCATCCCTGCTTTTGGTACTACCATAGAGCTGGAGAACAAACTGAAAGAAAAAGGCATTGAGCCATCGCGCTACGAAACCACCTGCCCCTTTGTAGAAAAAGTATGGAACCGTGCAGAGAAGATAGGTAAGGATGGCTACACCATTGTAGTACACGGGAAACCAAGACACGAAGAAACACGCGCTACCTTCTCGCATAGCAAAGAGCATACACCAACCGTAGTGGTGAAGGATATGAGCGAGGCAGAGCACTTGGCTAAATATATAACAGGCGCACTACCTGCCGAGCAGTTTTATACTGATTTTGAAGGGCAATACTCTAGTGGATTTGATGTAACCAAAGACCTACAACGTGTAGGTGTGGTGAACCAAACCACCATGCTAGCAAGCGAAACACAGGGTATAGCCGACTACCTGAAAGAGGTAATGATAGCGCACTACCAACTGGCTGCCGATGAAATAAAAAATCATTTTGCGGAAACACGCGATACTCTTTGCTATGCTACCAACGACAACCAAAGTGCTGTAATGGGTATGCTGGCACAAGAGGCCGACTTGGCTATTGTGATTGGTGGGTACAATAGTTCTAATACCTCTCACTTAGTAGAACTATGCGAAGAAAAAATGCCAACCTATTTTGTAAAGAATGAGAGCTGCTTGATAGACGACAATATCATCTCTCATTTTGACCTGCACACACACGAAGAAAAAACAACGGCCAACTACCTACCCAACCAACGCCCGCTCAACATTATGGTGACCAGCGGTGCCTCTTGCCCCGACGCACTGGTAGAGGGTGTTGTAAAACGCATTGCCGAGCTAACAGGCAACAGTGAGGGTTTGGAAAGCGTAATGCAGGAGTGGATGACCAACGAATAA
- a CDS encoding DUF3810 domain-containing protein encodes MKRKLLVLIPLVLLIAIIQQVLPHAPKWVDWYSRFLFAPYQSVRNALFGLVPISMGDILYSILSVLIIYTLVRWVVYLIKFKTHKQRLGASMLNTVIVLCVVYILFFIGWGGNYFKPSLAEHWQMDKSKWSYDTTLELYDRYLVSKLNDYAMHYQPLAFKEVKKRTQKYYDEHTDCKTKLHGLNIKPSLFNFAMQYMGIQGYYNPLTGEAQVNRFLPKFMLPFVVSHELAHQSGIAAEDDANLLAFVLGTKTEDTTFLYSAYFNIWLYTHYKMYIVDSAKANSIKHDLNGLTLAHIDTLRDIRKRYKTDLSAYSSAAYDKYLKMLQQKEGLGSYKKATVTTWAWEQASDTLKQKLIAIP; translated from the coding sequence ATGAAACGAAAATTATTGGTCTTAATCCCTCTGGTACTGCTGATAGCCATTATACAGCAGGTGCTACCGCATGCGCCAAAGTGGGTAGATTGGTATAGCCGTTTTCTGTTTGCTCCTTATCAGTCTGTACGGAATGCGCTCTTTGGTTTAGTGCCCATCAGTATGGGGGATATATTGTATAGTATCTTGAGTGTTTTGATAATATATACACTTGTTCGCTGGGTAGTTTATCTTATCAAGTTCAAAACACATAAGCAGCGCTTAGGAGCTTCCATGCTCAATACTGTGATCGTGCTTTGTGTGGTGTATATACTATTTTTTATAGGTTGGGGCGGCAACTACTTCAAACCATCGCTAGCTGAACATTGGCAGATGGATAAAAGCAAATGGAGTTATGATACTACACTAGAGCTGTACGATAGATATTTGGTCAGTAAGCTGAACGACTATGCGATGCACTACCAGCCCTTAGCTTTTAAGGAAGTAAAAAAACGAACCCAAAAATATTATGATGAACACACCGACTGTAAAACCAAACTGCACGGACTGAATATTAAACCATCGCTCTTCAACTTTGCCATGCAGTATATGGGTATACAGGGGTATTATAATCCACTTACAGGTGAAGCACAGGTGAATCGGTTTTTACCCAAATTTATGTTGCCATTTGTAGTCAGCCATGAGTTGGCACACCAATCGGGTATAGCAGCAGAAGATGATGCGAATTTGTTGGCATTTGTATTGGGAACAAAAACTGAGGATACTACGTTTCTGTATTCAGCTTACTTCAATATATGGTTGTATACACATTACAAAATGTACATTGTAGATAGTGCAAAAGCCAATAGTATCAAACACGATTTAAATGGACTTACATTAGCACACATTGATACCTTGAGAGATATACGCAAACGTTATAAAACAGATTTAAGTGCGTACAGCTCAGCAGCATACGATAAGTATTTGAAAATGTTACAACAGAAAGAAGGTTTGGGCTCTTACAAAAAAGCAACTGTGACCACTTGGGCTTGGGAGCAAGCTAGTGATACACTCAAGCAAAAACTAATTGCTATTCCTTAG
- a CDS encoding methylmalonyl-CoA mutase family protein, translating into MSDKVFKTDSGIEIKEVYTEPSNMNELPGEFPYTRGVHASMYRSRLWTMRQYAGFSTAEESNKRYHYLLSQGVMGLSVAFDLPTQIGYDSDDEMAEGEVGKVGVAIDSLEDMEILFKGIKLEDISTSMTINASGFILLALYIALAKKQGADIKKISGTIQNDILKEYAARGTYIYPPAPSMRVITDIFEYCSKEVPKWNTISISGYHIREAGSTAVQELAFTLANGKAYLKAAIEKGLDINVFAKRLSFFFNAHNNLFEEVAKFRAARRMWAKITSDLGATDPKAQMLRFHTQTGGSTLTAQQPKNNIIRVSLQALSAVLGGTQSLHTNGYDEALSLPTEEAATIALRTQQVIGYESGVTDTVDPLAGSYFVENLTDQVEAEAWKLIDKIDVMGGAVKAIEQGFIQEEIARSSYQYTKDIESGAKPIMGVNKYVTDEVKDTPVFKIDDSIRQVQSEKLKALREKRDSEKAKASLEAVRACAKGTDNLMPAVIDAVENLCTLGEIANVLREEWGEFRG; encoded by the coding sequence GTGAGTGATAAAGTATTTAAGACCGACTCTGGCATAGAAATAAAAGAAGTATACACCGAGCCATCCAATATGAATGAGCTACCCGGTGAGTTTCCCTATACACGTGGCGTACATGCCTCTATGTATCGTAGCCGCTTGTGGACCATGCGTCAGTATGCGGGCTTTAGTACTGCCGAGGAGTCTAACAAACGTTATCATTATCTATTGAGCCAAGGGGTGATGGGCTTGTCAGTAGCATTCGACTTGCCAACACAAATAGGTTACGACTCTGATGATGAAATGGCAGAAGGCGAAGTGGGTAAAGTAGGTGTGGCTATCGACTCATTGGAAGATATGGAGATACTCTTCAAAGGCATTAAGCTGGAAGATATTTCTACTTCCATGACCATCAATGCATCAGGTTTTATTCTTTTGGCACTATATATTGCCCTGGCTAAAAAACAAGGTGCAGATATCAAGAAAATATCAGGAACGATACAGAATGACATACTTAAAGAATATGCAGCGCGTGGTACATACATCTACCCACCTGCACCATCTATGCGTGTCATCACCGATATATTTGAATACTGTAGTAAAGAAGTACCTAAATGGAATACCATTTCTATTTCAGGCTATCATATTCGTGAAGCTGGCTCTACAGCAGTACAAGAGTTAGCATTTACACTAGCTAATGGTAAGGCCTACCTTAAAGCAGCTATAGAAAAAGGACTAGACATAAACGTATTTGCAAAACGTTTATCCTTCTTCTTCAATGCACATAACAACTTGTTTGAAGAAGTAGCTAAGTTCCGTGCAGCGCGCCGTATGTGGGCTAAGATAACTTCTGACTTAGGCGCGACTGACCCTAAAGCGCAGATGCTCCGCTTCCATACACAAACTGGTGGTAGCACACTTACAGCGCAGCAACCTAAGAACAACATTATTCGTGTATCACTACAAGCACTAAGTGCGGTACTAGGTGGCACACAGTCATTACATACCAACGGTTACGATGAGGCATTATCCTTACCTACTGAGGAAGCTGCTACAATAGCATTGCGTACCCAACAGGTAATTGGTTATGAAAGTGGTGTAACAGATACTGTTGATCCACTTGCGGGTTCTTATTTTGTAGAAAACCTCACCGACCAAGTAGAAGCGGAAGCGTGGAAACTTATTGACAAAATTGATGTAATGGGCGGTGCTGTAAAAGCTATTGAGCAAGGTTTCATTCAGGAAGAAATTGCTCGCTCTTCTTACCAATACACAAAGGACATAGAAAGTGGTGCTAAACCAATAATGGGTGTCAACAAATATGTAACGGACGAGGTGAAAGACACGCCTGTTTTCAAAATAGATGATTCTATTCGTCAAGTACAATCGGAGAAGCTAAAAGCACTCCGCGAAAAACGCGACAGTGAGAAAGCAAAAGCATCTCTAGAAGCAGTACGTGCTTGCGCTAAGGGTACAGACAATTTAATGCCTGCTGTAATAGATGCGGTAGAAAATTTGTGTACGCTTGGCGAAATAGCTAATGTGCTTCGCGAAGAGTGGGGTGAGTTTAGAGGCTAA
- a CDS encoding methyltransferase domain-containing protein: protein MNAEENYIEINRKLWNEKTEHHVKSDFYDMEGFLVGNTSLKTPELELLGDVKGKNIVHLQCHFGQDTLSLARMGAKMTGVDLSDASIDYANELTEKMGLEAKFIASDIYDVPEVLEEQFDVVFNTYGVLGWHPDAERWAKVVAGLLKQGGEMIIVDFHPMVWMFDNEFTKFQYSYFNTGPIVETLEGTYAERAADIQMKEVGWNHTLSDIIQSLIDAGLTIEVFKEYDWAAYDCFKNTVKIAEGKWQIKGMEGIIPMMYAIKAVKG, encoded by the coding sequence ATGAATGCAGAAGAGAATTATATTGAGATAAACAGAAAGCTGTGGAATGAAAAGACGGAACACCATGTGAAGTCTGATTTTTACGATATGGAAGGTTTTTTGGTGGGCAATACTTCGTTGAAAACGCCTGAACTGGAGTTGTTAGGGGATGTAAAGGGAAAGAACATTGTACATCTGCAATGTCATTTTGGGCAAGATACTTTGTCGCTAGCAAGAATGGGTGCAAAGATGACAGGGGTAGACCTATCGGATGCCTCTATTGATTATGCTAATGAGCTAACGGAGAAAATGGGCTTGGAAGCCAAATTCATTGCTTCGGATATATATGATGTGCCTGAAGTGCTGGAGGAACAGTTTGATGTAGTGTTTAATACCTACGGCGTGTTGGGTTGGCACCCTGATGCTGAACGTTGGGCAAAAGTAGTTGCTGGTTTGTTAAAGCAAGGTGGTGAAATGATAATCGTTGATTTTCACCCGATGGTATGGATGTTTGACAATGAGTTTACCAAGTTCCAATATTCTTATTTTAATACAGGACCAATAGTAGAAACACTAGAAGGTACCTATGCCGAGCGAGCGGCAGATATACAAATGAAAGAAGTAGGGTGGAATCATACCCTGTCAGACATCATACAATCACTGATAGATGCTGGGTTGACAATAGAAGTATTTAAAGAATACGACTGGGCGGCATACGACTGCTTTAAAAACACCGTAAAAATTGCCGAAGGCAAATGGCAGATAAAAGGAATGGAAGGTATCATCCCTATGATGTATGCGATAAAGGCGGTGAAGGGGTAG
- a CDS encoding ligase-associated DNA damage response DEXH box helicase, whose product MPQKNTGLQVVKDWLAAKGLSPFPFQEETWQLHLEGLSGVVNAPTGFGKTYSVFLAVVIDWINRNPDYQTKKKNGLQLLWITPLRALAKDIHRAMEEALAELGIPWKVGVRNGDTTTAERQRQKLNMPEVLLITPESLHLLIGSKDHQQFFKTLTCVAVDEWHELLGSKRGVQVELALSHLKNLTDNTRGVGLSIWGISATIGNLQEAMLVLLGNSDNGVIVRADLKKEIKMHTILPETVERFPWAGHLGLKMVDEVLPVINNSGTTLLFANTRSQAELWYQLLLKKAPDLAGLIALHHSSIDTETRFWVEEALHKGILKVVVCTASLDLGVDFRPVDTVIQVGSPKGIARFLQRAGRSGHQPGEVSNIYFVPTHSLEIVEAAALQKAYDAEQIESRIPVVVAFDVMIQYMVTMAVGDGFKSEELLAEVRTTNCYQDLSDADWQWMLSFITSGGSTLKGYDEYHKVVEVDGVYRVLSRKVAMRHRMHIGTIVGDSAMKVKLVGGKYIGTIEESFISRLNPGDAFVLAGRVLELVRFKDMVAYAKKSSAKNAQVPAWGGGRMPLSANLGEVLRETFQQAAQDNPDNYLLEFLQPLFDTQKELSHIPQQNELLIEFVEAKDGYHMFVYPFEGRLVHQSMASLLAYRIVSKTKITFSIAMNDYGFELVSDQPIPVEEEELKELFSPQDWYVDLKKSINDAEMGRRKFRDIAVIAGLIFQGYPGAQKRQRHLQNSTGLLYKVLTEHEPSHTLLQQAAYEVLTYDMEAERLHHALERVYNSHIVVKYPEVLTPFGFPIKADSIFREQLSSEKVEDRILRLQAQSAQAINKSSSLRK is encoded by the coding sequence TTGCCTCAAAAAAACACAGGTCTACAAGTCGTAAAAGATTGGCTGGCAGCCAAAGGGCTATCGCCATTCCCTTTTCAGGAAGAGACTTGGCAGCTACACCTAGAGGGGTTGAGTGGGGTGGTGAATGCACCTACTGGTTTTGGTAAAACCTATTCTGTTTTTTTAGCAGTAGTTATCGATTGGATCAACCGTAATCCCGATTATCAAACCAAAAAGAAAAACGGGCTGCAACTACTTTGGATAACACCCTTGCGCGCTTTAGCCAAAGATATTCACCGTGCTATGGAAGAAGCATTGGCAGAGCTAGGCATACCTTGGAAGGTAGGGGTACGTAATGGTGATACTACCACAGCAGAACGGCAGAGACAAAAACTCAACATGCCCGAGGTGCTGCTCATTACCCCAGAGAGTTTGCATTTACTCATAGGTAGTAAAGACCATCAACAGTTTTTCAAAACATTGACTTGCGTTGCGGTAGACGAGTGGCACGAGCTGCTGGGCTCTAAGCGTGGGGTGCAGGTAGAGCTGGCATTATCACACCTTAAAAACCTAACCGATAATACACGTGGTGTGGGGTTGTCTATATGGGGCATCTCTGCTACCATTGGCAATTTGCAGGAAGCTATGTTGGTGCTTTTGGGCAATAGTGATAATGGTGTCATCGTTCGTGCCGACTTGAAAAAGGAAATAAAGATGCACACTATACTGCCTGAAACTGTAGAGCGTTTTCCTTGGGCAGGGCATTTGGGTTTGAAGATGGTAGATGAGGTGTTACCTGTTATTAACAATAGTGGTACAACGTTGTTGTTTGCCAATACCCGTTCGCAAGCAGAGCTGTGGTATCAACTACTGTTAAAGAAAGCGCCCGACTTAGCGGGTCTTATTGCATTGCATCATAGCTCTATAGATACCGAAACTAGATTTTGGGTAGAAGAGGCATTGCACAAAGGCATACTAAAAGTAGTGGTCTGTACGGCTAGTTTAGACTTGGGGGTAGACTTTCGTCCTGTTGACACGGTGATACAAGTAGGCAGCCCCAAGGGTATTGCACGTTTCTTGCAAAGAGCGGGGCGTAGTGGGCATCAGCCAGGCGAGGTAAGTAATATCTATTTTGTTCCAACGCATTCTCTAGAAATTGTAGAAGCAGCAGCCTTGCAAAAAGCTTATGATGCTGAACAGATAGAAAGCAGAATACCTGTTGTGGTAGCATTCGATGTGATGATACAATATATGGTAACGATGGCGGTGGGTGATGGTTTTAAAAGTGAGGAGCTATTAGCAGAAGTAAGAACGACAAATTGCTACCAAGACTTATCGGATGCTGACTGGCAATGGATGTTATCTTTCATTACTTCAGGTGGTAGTACGCTGAAGGGGTACGATGAGTATCATAAAGTAGTAGAAGTAGATGGCGTGTATCGAGTATTGAGTCGGAAAGTAGCCATGCGTCACCGTATGCATATAGGCACTATCGTGGGCGACTCTGCCATGAAAGTAAAGCTGGTTGGGGGTAAATATATCGGTACTATTGAAGAGTCATTTATCTCCCGACTCAACCCTGGAGATGCATTTGTATTAGCTGGGCGTGTGTTAGAATTAGTACGGTTTAAAGACATGGTGGCCTATGCTAAAAAGAGCAGTGCTAAAAATGCTCAAGTACCCGCATGGGGTGGTGGGCGCATGCCGCTTTCTGCCAATCTAGGGGAAGTGCTTCGCGAAACCTTTCAGCAAGCAGCACAGGATAATCCCGATAATTATTTGCTGGAGTTTCTGCAACCGCTATTTGATACACAAAAAGAACTATCGCATATACCACAACAAAACGAACTGCTGATAGAGTTTGTGGAAGCAAAAGACGGCTACCATATGTTTGTTTATCCTTTTGAGGGGCGGTTAGTGCATCAGTCAATGGCATCGTTGTTAGCATATAGGATAGTAAGCAAAACGAAGATCACCTTCTCCATTGCTATGAACGATTATGGTTTTGAGCTAGTCAGCGACCAGCCCATACCAGTTGAAGAAGAAGAGTTAAAAGAACTATTTAGCCCCCAAGACTGGTATGTAGATCTGAAGAAGAGTATCAATGACGCAGAGATGGGGCGGAGGAAGTTTAGAGATATAGCAGTTATTGCAGGACTTATCTTTCAAGGCTATCCCGGTGCACAAAAGCGACAAAGGCATTTGCAGAACTCTACTGGCTTGCTTTACAAAGTACTTACCGAGCACGAGCCATCACATACATTATTGCAGCAAGCAGCTTACGAGGTACTCACTTATGATATGGAAGCCGAGCGATTGCACCATGCGCTGGAGCGCGTATACAATAGTCATATAGTAGTGAAATACCCTGAGGTGTTAACCCCATTTGGTTTCCCTATCAAGGCAGATAGTATATTCAGGGAGCAGCTTAGCTCAGAGAAGGTAGAGGATCGTATACTGCGTTTGCAAGCACAGTCTGCACAAGCCATTAATAAAAGCAGTAGCTTGAGAAAATAA
- a CDS encoding GNAT family N-acetyltransferase yields MDPIIRNAMKEDADADAIAKLSAQLGYTIDSRQTNDLLTLLLRSEENTVLVATNDDNVIAWAQVSYIVRVESGCFCELVGLVVDEHFRGNGIGEKLLEEATLWSIAKGCKKLRVRSNNIRRSAAAFYKKMGFSITKTQNVFDKNI; encoded by the coding sequence ATGGATCCTATAATTAGAAATGCAATGAAGGAAGATGCTGATGCTGATGCTATTGCAAAATTGTCTGCACAGCTAGGTTATACTATAGATAGTCGTCAAACTAATGACTTGCTTACTTTGCTTTTACGTAGTGAGGAAAATACAGTGTTGGTAGCAACAAATGATGACAACGTAATAGCTTGGGCTCAAGTTTCGTATATAGTAAGGGTAGAAAGTGGATGCTTTTGTGAGTTAGTAGGTTTAGTTGTTGATGAGCATTTCAGAGGTAATGGTATTGGCGAGAAGTTATTAGAAGAAGCTACATTATGGAGTATAGCAAAAGGGTGTAAAAAACTTAGAGTAAGGAGTAATAATATAAGAAGATCAGCAGCTGCCTTCTACAAAAAAATGGGTTTTAGCATAACTAAAACCCAGAATGTATTTGATAAGAATATATGA
- a CDS encoding carboxypeptidase-like regulatory domain-containing protein: MQMKTWITCLLSILLASTAIAQNREENIIQINGITMTADSLRAVPGVVILVKDHNRGVVSNELGVFSIVVNKGDTLQFSEIGFRTKEFVVPTNIEGHYFSLVQLMVQDTFYLPETIIRALPTREQFAYAFKHWNVPDDKYEIARKNTNALMLRALAYTVPRDGAENQSNYQNIQAQKAVYYGQQPASNLFSPLAWGEFFEAWKRGDFRKKQ, translated from the coding sequence ATGCAAATGAAAACTTGGATTACTTGCTTACTCTCTATTCTATTAGCTAGTACAGCTATTGCTCAGAATAGAGAAGAGAATATTATACAGATCAACGGTATTACTATGACGGCAGACAGCCTAAGAGCTGTTCCTGGCGTTGTTATTCTAGTAAAAGACCACAATAGAGGAGTTGTATCAAATGAACTTGGTGTATTCTCTATTGTTGTGAACAAAGGAGACACACTTCAATTTTCAGAAATAGGTTTTCGCACGAAAGAATTTGTAGTACCTACTAATATCGAAGGCCATTACTTCTCTTTAGTTCAGTTAATGGTTCAAGACACATTCTATCTACCGGAAACTATCATTAGAGCTTTACCTACCAGAGAGCAATTTGCCTACGCGTTTAAACACTGGAATGTGCCTGACGATAAATATGAAATTGCACGTAAAAACACCAATGCTCTAATGCTAAGAGCACTAGCATACACCGTACCTAGAGATGGTGCAGAAAATCAAAGCAACTACCAGAATATTCAAGCTCAAAAAGCGGTGTACTATGGGCAACAGCCTGCTAGCAATTTATTTAGCCCGCTAGCATGGGGTGAATTCTTTGAAGCATGGAAACGTGGGGACTTTAGAAAGAAACAATAG
- a CDS encoding Mrp/NBP35 family ATP-binding protein → MITEEAVLKALSNVDDPDLGKDLVTLNMIKDIAIDGNNVSFTVELTTPACPMKEMIENACINAIKHLVSQDAVVEVNMSSQVNSNRKDNKAFLPEVKNIIAVASGKGGVGKSTVSVNLALALAQEGAKVGLLDADIYGPSIPIMLGIRDERPKMTQIGEKGMIVPIEKYGIKAMSIGLLVDEKQAVVWRGPMASSAIKQFITDVYWGDLDYLIIDLPPGTGDVHLTMVQSVPVTGSVVVSTPQPVAAADAKKAIMMFKQPQINIPIVGMVENMAYFTPEELPENKYYIFGKGGAKKMSEQFELPYLGEVPIVQGIREGGDSGLPVVLENDSPVRPIFLELARKVAQNISIRNADLEPTKVVQMEG, encoded by the coding sequence ATGATAACAGAAGAAGCAGTATTGAAAGCATTGAGCAATGTAGATGATCCCGATCTAGGTAAAGACCTAGTGACGCTTAACATGATCAAAGATATTGCTATAGATGGGAATAATGTGTCTTTCACGGTAGAGCTAACCACGCCGGCATGTCCTATGAAGGAGATGATTGAGAATGCATGTATTAATGCGATCAAACATTTAGTGAGTCAAGATGCTGTAGTAGAGGTGAACATGTCTTCTCAAGTAAATAGTAACAGAAAAGATAACAAAGCGTTCTTGCCAGAGGTGAAAAATATCATTGCCGTTGCTTCAGGTAAGGGTGGTGTTGGTAAATCTACAGTTTCTGTAAACTTGGCCTTGGCATTAGCTCAGGAAGGAGCTAAGGTTGGTTTGTTAGATGCTGATATATATGGCCCCTCAATTCCTATAATGTTGGGTATACGTGATGAGCGACCTAAGATGACGCAAATTGGTGAGAAAGGCATGATAGTACCTATTGAGAAATATGGTATTAAAGCAATGTCGATAGGTCTTTTGGTAGATGAAAAGCAAGCTGTAGTATGGAGAGGTCCTATGGCTAGCTCTGCAATAAAACAATTTATCACAGACGTGTACTGGGGTGATCTAGATTATTTGATCATTGACTTACCTCCGGGAACTGGTGATGTTCACCTTACAATGGTACAGTCTGTCCCAGTTACAGGTTCAGTAGTAGTATCTACGCCACAGCCCGTAGCTGCTGCAGATGCCAAGAAGGCTATCATGATGTTTAAGCAACCTCAAATAAATATTCCAATAGTAGGAATGGTTGAGAATATGGCTTACTTCACGCCGGAAGAATTACCTGAAAATAAATACTACATTTTCGGTAAAGGTGGGGCAAAGAAAATGTCAGAACAGTTTGAGTTGCCTTATTTGGGAGAAGTGCCTATTGTACAAGGTATACGTGAAGGAGGAGATAGTGGATTGCCAGTTGTATTAGAGAACGATAGCCCTGTTCGTCCAATCTTTTTGGAACTAGCCAGAAAAGTAGCTCAGAATATATCTATCAGAAATGCGGACTTAGAACCAACTAAGGTAGTGCAGATGGAAGGGTAG
- a CDS encoding potassium channel family protein → MDIKHPPHIADITKNRYNKRFIHLLVSLLTLLFGSLFIPKAFAVYLQPIFLLQFTFTGLILFRNHNRIMYRVIIAVVFLLLLFEALKLASASSRTATLISDITYFAYFVIMTGEVFRQILLARRIDFNMVAGSFGGFIMLAMLGSFLLTIIEVTAPGSFSGISNANFEQTFQDLIYYSFVSILTIGYGDILPITDTARRASMLLGIVGYFYNIFVIGITISKFMIQNKRD, encoded by the coding sequence ATGGACATCAAACATCCGCCACATATTGCCGATATTACAAAGAACAGGTATAACAAAAGATTCATCCATCTTTTGGTCAGCTTGTTGACATTACTCTTTGGGTCTTTATTCATACCTAAAGCTTTTGCCGTATACCTTCAACCTATATTCTTATTGCAATTCACCTTTACAGGTCTGATATTATTTAGAAACCATAATAGGATAATGTACCGTGTGATTATTGCGGTTGTTTTCTTATTACTTCTATTTGAGGCGCTAAAACTAGCTTCTGCAAGTTCCAGAACAGCCACTTTAATTTCAGATATTACCTATTTTGCCTATTTCGTCATCATGACGGGTGAAGTATTTAGACAAATTCTTTTAGCAAGAAGAATTGACTTCAATATGGTAGCTGGCTCCTTTGGGGGGTTTATTATGCTGGCTATGCTTGGCAGCTTCCTACTTACTATTATTGAAGTTACGGCGCCAGGGTCTTTCTCAGGAATAAGTAATGCCAACTTTGAGCAAACCTTCCAAGATCTCATCTACTATAGTTTTGTATCCATTCTTACCATTGGCTATGGCGATATACTTCCTATTACAGATACTGCAAGGAGAGCAAGTATGTTGTTAGGTATAGTAGGTTACTTCTACAACATCTTTGTGATAGGTATTACCATCTCTAAATTCATGATTCAAAACAAGAGAGATTAA